The DNA window GCGGCGGGCCTGAAGGGTCGAATACTTGATGCCGCGAGCGGCAGCGACATCCTTGGGATGCATCTGGCTCTTCAGCGCGTCGAAGGTGGCGCGGACCATGTTGTAGGGGTTCGACGACCCCATCGACTTGGCGACCACGTCATGCATGCCGAGCGTCTCGAAGACGGCGCGCATCGGGCCGCCGGCGATGATGCCGGTACCCTGCTTGGCGGCACGCAGCAGAACGCGTCCGGCGCCCCAGCGTCCCTCGACGTCGTGATGCAGCGTGCGGCCCGAGCGCAGCGGCACGAAGATCATGTC is part of the Mesorhizobium loti genome and encodes:
- the rpsE gene encoding 30S ribosomal protein S5 yields the protein MAQERREGGRGREREERDDGMVDKLVHINRVAKVVKGGRRFGFAALVVVGDQKGRVGFGHGKAREVPEAIRKATESAKRDMIFVPLRSGRTLHHDVEGRWGAGRVLLRAAKQGTGIIAGGPMRAVFETLGMHDVVAKSMGSSNPYNMVRATFDALKSQMHPKDVAAARGIKYSTLQARRGTAVAAEE